The following proteins come from a genomic window of Streptomyces liliiviolaceus:
- a CDS encoding GNAT family N-acetyltransferase, translated as MILEPLTLTPDHDLPGPLLTELTALYASNHAFYALSGDFPDPHDIRPEQVAKALADELANPDVEVLQARSAGQLVAIAITLAHHPDPGDPDPWIGLLLVDAAHQGKGHGRQLAARIEDRFREAGRDAVRLAALDNNPGAFAFWTTIGYETIGHRKDRQLGRPCTVLRKILR; from the coding sequence GTGATCCTCGAACCGCTGACCCTCACCCCGGACCACGACCTGCCGGGCCCCCTCCTGACCGAACTCACCGCCCTCTACGCCTCGAACCACGCGTTCTACGCCCTCAGCGGTGACTTCCCCGACCCGCACGACATCCGCCCGGAGCAGGTCGCGAAGGCACTGGCGGACGAGCTGGCGAACCCGGACGTGGAGGTCCTCCAGGCCCGCAGCGCCGGACAGCTCGTCGCGATCGCGATCACGCTCGCCCACCACCCGGACCCGGGCGACCCCGACCCGTGGATCGGCCTGCTGCTGGTCGACGCGGCCCACCAGGGCAAGGGCCACGGAAGGCAGCTGGCGGCACGCATCGAGGACCGCTTCCGCGAGGCGGGCCGGGACGCCGTGCGCCTGGCGGCCCTGGACAACAACCCGGGCGCCTTCGCCTTCTGGACGACGATCGGCTACGAGACGATCGGCCACCGCAAGGACCGCCAACTGGGCCGCCCCTGCACGGTCCTACGCAAAATCCTTCGCTAG
- a CDS encoding carbohydrate-binding protein produces the protein MTPGNNGASTPEDDDPFGYLYEDGKAAGAQPPSGGGGYGYPGSVNRVRPVGERQYGQSAAQAAAPTAQYGQVPQQQGTYGQQGQYGQPTANYATAENHSGGASTTHQQTHGGRGGGGRGRGPNTKGLLIGAVAVVAAVVIGIAIAMTGGDSDDDKSGDDTAGPTASAGQSAEPSETSSKEAEEPAELPDIDAKALKLGAGVTTASDIEGASAAGGIYVTGLNQVGAEVTWTVNGIPKAGTYTVFTKYSVPGKDAKMTLTVNGKEFGSKLNLGNFAGAKENEWEKGWTETYSWPTLTKGTNTISISCQEGDDCDVLLDQLRLKAGQVKN, from the coding sequence ATGACGCCCGGCAACAACGGCGCGAGCACGCCCGAGGACGACGACCCGTTCGGCTATCTGTACGAGGACGGGAAGGCCGCCGGAGCCCAGCCGCCGAGCGGCGGTGGTGGTTACGGCTACCCCGGCTCGGTCAACCGGGTGCGTCCGGTCGGAGAGCGCCAGTACGGCCAGTCCGCCGCGCAGGCCGCCGCCCCCACCGCGCAGTACGGGCAGGTGCCGCAGCAGCAGGGCACGTACGGGCAGCAGGGGCAGTACGGCCAGCCGACCGCGAACTACGCCACGGCCGAGAACCACTCCGGCGGCGCGTCCACCACGCACCAGCAGACGCACGGCGGCCGGGGCGGTGGCGGCCGGGGCCGCGGGCCCAACACCAAGGGGCTGCTGATCGGCGCCGTCGCCGTGGTCGCGGCCGTGGTGATCGGCATCGCCATCGCGATGACGGGCGGGGACTCGGACGACGACAAGAGCGGCGACGACACCGCCGGTCCGACCGCGTCGGCCGGGCAGAGCGCCGAGCCGAGCGAGACGTCCAGCAAGGAGGCCGAGGAGCCGGCCGAGCTGCCCGACATCGACGCGAAGGCCCTGAAGCTCGGTGCCGGTGTGACGACCGCCTCGGACATCGAGGGCGCGAGCGCGGCGGGCGGCATCTACGTGACCGGCCTCAACCAGGTCGGCGCCGAGGTCACCTGGACCGTCAACGGCATCCCGAAGGCCGGGACGTACACCGTCTTCACGAAGTACAGCGTCCCCGGCAAGGACGCCAAGATGACGCTCACCGTGAACGGCAAGGAGTTCGGCAGCAAGCTGAACCTCGGGAACTTCGCGGGGGCCAAGGAGAACGAGTGGGAGAAGGGGTGGACGGAGACCTACTCCTGGCCCACTCTCACCAAGGGCACCAACACGATCTCCATCTCCTGCCAGGAGGGGGACGACTGTGACGTGCTCCTCGACCAGCTTCGGCTGAAGGCCGGGCAGGTCAAGAACTGA
- a CDS encoding 1-phosphofructokinase family hexose kinase, giving the protein MILTVTLNTALDITYRVRELRPHASHRVDEMTERPGGKGLNVARVLAALGHEVTVTGFVGGVTGRALRDRLARTPEVVDALVPVSGSTRRTIAVADTTTGDTTQLNEPGPEITPAEWADFQEAYEVLLRSCSAVALCGSLPPGVPVGAYAQLVRTARALAVPVLLDTSGEPLRRGIAARPDVVKPNADELAELTGSHDPSQATRDARRRGAHAVVASLGADGLLARTPEGDWRAAPPRPVRGNPTGAGDSAVAGLLSGLVEKLPWPDRLARAVALSAATVLAPVAGEFDRPAYEELLSRVSVTSQTTAA; this is encoded by the coding sequence GTGATTCTCACGGTCACGCTGAACACCGCTCTCGACATCACGTACCGCGTACGGGAGTTGCGGCCCCACGCGTCCCACCGGGTCGACGAGATGACCGAACGGCCCGGCGGGAAGGGCCTGAACGTGGCCCGGGTGCTCGCGGCCCTCGGCCACGAGGTGACCGTGACGGGCTTCGTGGGCGGCGTCACCGGGCGGGCCCTCCGCGACCGGCTGGCGCGGACGCCGGAGGTCGTCGACGCGCTGGTCCCGGTGAGCGGCTCGACCCGCCGCACGATCGCGGTGGCCGACACGACGACCGGTGACACGACTCAACTCAACGAACCGGGCCCGGAGATCACGCCCGCCGAGTGGGCCGACTTCCAGGAGGCGTACGAGGTTCTGCTGCGGTCCTGCTCCGCGGTGGCCCTGTGCGGCAGCCTGCCGCCCGGGGTGCCGGTCGGGGCGTACGCCCAACTCGTGCGCACGGCTCGGGCGTTGGCGGTTCCGGTGCTGCTCGACACGAGTGGGGAGCCGTTGCGGCGGGGGATCGCGGCCCGCCCCGACGTCGTCAAGCCGAACGCGGACGAACTGGCCGAGCTGACCGGCTCGCACGACCCGTCGCAGGCCACGCGGGACGCGCGGCGGCGCGGGGCGCACGCGGTGGTGGCGTCGCTCGGCGCGGACGGGCTGCTGGCCCGCACGCCCGAGGGCGACTGGCGCGCGGCCCCGCCCCGGCCGGTCCGCGGCAATCCGACGGGCGCCGGGGACTCCGCAGTCGCGGGCCTGCTGTCGGGCCTGGTGGAGAAACTGCCCTGGCCGGACCGCCTGGCCCGAGCGGTCGCGCTGTCCGCGGCGACGGTACTGGCCCCTGTGGCCGGGGAGTTCGACCGCCCAGCCTACGAGGAACTGCTGTCCCGAGTCTCCGTGACGAGCCAGACGACCGCGGCGTAG
- a CDS encoding TerD family protein: MAVSLSKGGNVSLTKEAPGLTAVTVGLGWDVRSTTGTDFDLDASAIAVNPAGKVYSDSHFIFFNNKQTPDQTIVHTGDNRTGEGAGDDEAINVNLAGLPADIDKIVFPVSIYDAETRSQNFGQVRNAYIRIVNQAGGTEIARYDLSEDAATETAMVFGELYRNGAEWKFRAVGQGYASGLTGIAKDFGVNV, from the coding sequence ATGGCTGTAAGCCTGTCCAAGGGTGGCAACGTCTCGCTCACCAAGGAGGCTCCGGGCCTGACCGCCGTCACCGTGGGCCTCGGCTGGGACGTCCGCTCCACCACGGGAACCGACTTCGACCTGGACGCCTCGGCCATCGCGGTCAACCCCGCGGGCAAGGTCTACTCGGACTCGCACTTCATCTTCTTCAACAACAAGCAGACCCCGGACCAGACGATCGTCCACACGGGCGACAACCGCACGGGTGAGGGCGCCGGCGACGACGAGGCGATCAACGTCAACCTCGCGGGTCTCCCCGCCGACATCGACAAGATCGTCTTCCCGGTCTCGATCTACGACGCCGAGACGCGCTCGCAGAACTTCGGCCAGGTCCGCAACGCGTACATCCGCATCGTGAACCAGGCTGGCGGCACCGAGATCGCCCGCTACGACCTCTCGGAGGACGCGGCCACGGAGACGGCCATGGTCTTCGGCGAGCTGTACCGCAACGGCGCCGAGTGGAAGTTCCGCGCGGTCGGCCAGGGCTACGCGTCCGGCCTGACGGGCATCGCGAAGGACTTCGGCGTCAACGTCTGA
- the nagA gene encoding N-acetylglucosamine-6-phosphate deacetylase has product MTTERMSPTGPHITILTGANVVLPTGTVHGGRLIVDGTRIAGSAPEGAPTVDLRDHWVVPGFVDMHNHGGGGASFTSGTVEEILKGIRTHRAHGTTTLVASTVTGDMDGLAQRAGLLSELAEQGDIAGVHFEGPFISPCRKGAHSEKLLRDPDPSEVRKLIDAARGQARMVTLATELPGGIDSVRLLVEHGVIAAIGHTDATYEQTVEAIDAGATVATHLFNAMPVLGHRTPGPIAALLEDERITVELINDGVHLHPASLQLAFHHAGGGRVAFITDAMDAAGFGDGRYMLGPLEVEVADGVARLVEGGSIAGSTLTLDRAFKRAVTVDRLPVEDVVAAISANPARQLGLYDRVGSLEPGKDADLVVLDSAFELKGVMRRGAWLVEPRTA; this is encoded by the coding sequence ATGACCACTGAGCGCATGTCTCCCACCGGCCCGCACATCACGATCCTCACCGGCGCGAACGTAGTCCTCCCCACCGGAACAGTGCACGGCGGACGCCTGATCGTCGACGGCACCCGCATCGCCGGGAGCGCTCCCGAGGGCGCCCCCACCGTGGACCTGCGCGACCACTGGGTGGTCCCCGGCTTCGTCGACATGCACAACCACGGCGGCGGCGGAGCCTCCTTCACCTCGGGCACGGTCGAGGAGATCCTCAAGGGCATCCGCACCCACCGCGCGCACGGCACGACGACCCTCGTCGCCTCCACGGTCACCGGCGACATGGACGGCCTGGCCCAGCGCGCGGGGCTGCTCTCCGAACTGGCCGAGCAGGGCGACATCGCGGGCGTCCACTTCGAGGGCCCGTTCATCTCCCCGTGCCGCAAGGGAGCGCACTCCGAGAAGCTGCTGCGCGACCCCGACCCGTCGGAGGTCCGCAAGCTGATCGACGCGGCGCGCGGCCAGGCCCGGATGGTCACCCTCGCCACCGAACTGCCGGGCGGCATCGACTCCGTACGCCTGCTCGTCGAGCACGGCGTCATCGCGGCGATCGGGCACACGGACGCCACGTACGAGCAGACGGTGGAGGCCATCGACGCGGGCGCGACCGTGGCGACGCACCTGTTCAACGCGATGCCGGTGCTCGGGCACCGCACGCCGGGCCCGATCGCGGCCCTGCTGGAGGACGAGCGGATCACCGTCGAGCTGATCAACGACGGTGTCCATCTCCACCCGGCGTCCCTGCAGTTGGCGTTCCATCACGCGGGCGGTGGGCGGGTGGCGTTCATCACGGACGCGATGGACGCGGCGGGCTTCGGCGACGGCCGCTACATGCTCGGCCCGCTGGAGGTGGAGGTCGCGGACGGTGTGGCGCGGCTGGTGGAGGGCGGCTCGATCGCGGGCTCCACGCTCACCCTGGACCGGGCCTTCAAGCGCGCGGTGACCGTGGACCGGCTGCCCGTCGAGGACGTCGTCGCGGCCATCTCCGCCAATCCGGCACGGCAGTTGGGCCTGTACGACCGGGTGGGTTCGCTGGAGCCGGGCAAGGACGCCGACCTGGTGGTCCTGGACTCCGCCTTCGAGCTCAAGGGTGTGATGCGCCGGGGCGCGTGGCTGGTCGAACCTCGGACCGCCTGA
- a CDS encoding M1 family metallopeptidase: MPRSVAFGSVAVLLVCLLTGCDGGVGGVAGGSGVGDPYFPKAGNGGYDVIHYGLTLDYEPKSRRLVGKAEIRARAEKDLSAFNLDLKGMGVGSVEVDGEPARFNRSGDHELTVRPRKDLDGGDSFVAVVRYEGVPEVITDPDGSEEGWLPTEDGALGLGEPTGSMAWFPGNHHPSDKASYDIVVEVPEGLEVVSVGELRKRTVKDGRAVFEWRVAEPVASYVVTVAVGEFEIRRSMAGRLPVYVAVDPEQAADSAEVLDRIPEVMEWAEDTFGPYPFSSTGAIVEREDDAEYALETQNRPVFPGAPGVELLVHELVHQWYGNSVTPKSWRDMWLNEGFATYAEWLWDEDHGGDSVQDVFDALYEGDYFDKEAESDAVWAFPPARPPEAAQISDSPVYERGAMVLHKVRQTVGDEVFFGIVRGWAAERRHGNADTDDFTAFVEKAAPDEDFSGIWDDWLYGEGRPGSP; this comes from the coding sequence ATGCCCCGGTCTGTTGCCTTTGGTTCCGTCGCGGTTCTGCTGGTGTGCCTGCTCACTGGTTGTGACGGGGGTGTGGGGGGTGTCGCGGGGGGTTCCGGGGTGGGGGATCCGTACTTTCCCAAGGCCGGGAACGGGGGGTACGACGTGATCCATTACGGGCTCACGCTCGACTACGAACCGAAGTCCCGGCGGCTGGTGGGGAAGGCGGAGATCCGGGCTCGGGCGGAGAAGGACCTCAGCGCGTTCAACCTTGATCTCAAGGGGATGGGGGTCGGGTCGGTCGAGGTGGACGGGGAGCCCGCTCGGTTCAACCGCAGTGGTGATCATGAGTTGACCGTTCGGCCGCGTAAGGATCTCGACGGCGGTGACTCCTTCGTGGCGGTGGTGCGCTACGAGGGCGTGCCGGAGGTCATCACCGATCCGGACGGGTCCGAGGAGGGGTGGCTGCCCACCGAGGACGGGGCTCTGGGGCTGGGGGAGCCCACCGGGTCCATGGCGTGGTTTCCCGGGAACCATCATCCGAGTGACAAGGCCTCGTACGACATCGTCGTCGAGGTGCCCGAAGGGCTGGAGGTCGTTTCCGTCGGGGAGTTGCGGAAGCGGACGGTCAAGGATGGGCGGGCTGTCTTCGAGTGGCGGGTTGCGGAGCCTGTGGCCTCTTACGTGGTGACCGTGGCGGTGGGGGAGTTCGAGATCCGTCGGTCGATGGCTGGGCGGCTGCCCGTCTACGTGGCCGTGGATCCTGAGCAGGCGGCGGACAGCGCCGAGGTGCTCGATCGCATTCCCGAGGTCATGGAGTGGGCCGAGGACACCTTCGGGCCGTATCCGTTCTCGTCGACGGGGGCGATCGTGGAGCGGGAGGACGATGCCGAGTACGCCCTGGAGACCCAGAACCGGCCCGTGTTCCCCGGCGCGCCCGGCGTGGAACTCCTCGTGCACGAGCTGGTCCACCAGTGGTACGGGAACTCCGTCACCCCGAAGTCCTGGCGCGACATGTGGCTGAACGAGGGCTTCGCCACGTACGCCGAGTGGTTGTGGGACGAGGACCACGGCGGGGACTCCGTGCAGGACGTCTTCGACGCGTTGTACGAGGGGGACTACTTCGACAAGGAGGCGGAGAGCGATGCCGTCTGGGCCTTTCCGCCCGCCCGGCCGCCCGAGGCCGCGCAGATTTCCGACAGTCCTGTGTACGAGCGGGGTGCCATGGTGCTGCACAAGGTGCGGCAGACGGTCGGTGACGAGGTGTTCTTCGGCATCGTGCGGGGGTGGGCCGCCGAGCGGCGGCACGGCAACGCGGACACGGACGACTTCACCGCCTTCGTGGAGAAGGCGGCGCCGGACGAGGACTTCTCGGGGATCTGGGACGACTGGCTGTACGGGGAGGGGCGGCCCGGGAGTCCCTGA
- the cdgB gene encoding diguanylate cyclase CdgB, which produces METESEPYVRLATLRQLHTVMADMNTARSLADTLQTVADGVVNGLGYELAAVNLVQPDGDLVVAALAGNSAAEALITGRTGSRESWERRLNMGEAWGDLRFIPHTEGWVLDEDDVPQWYTDGPEPRFEDEWHPADRLFAPMYTPSVPSGSCGELIGVLSVDRPRNGRHPGAWGREALQMYAFQAAIAISNARLRANMQRALVRLEREQQALRASEESFRQAFEYAPSGMAVAEMGGDQHGRILRTNDALCRLLGRPASSMRRYAFSDLVHPEDIGTLLRTSAEGGRAELRLCRRDGTYVWVSLRNSVVADAADGPRFLLTHVEDIEERKRRELQLAHRASHDSLTGLPNSAELRSRLAARLCARPTAMEPGVVDTIDAAYGEVVAARNASANGYDVNAYDVNGHGFDYRPVPDALDAYDHHVHTVTPEGERDDGTKGLAVLFCDLDGFKSINDRFGHNAGDYVLIEVARRLGGAVRDGDTVARLGGDEFVVLADGLGRADAEDLAVRLRNEIIQPIRVDGRAMRVGASFGIGWAHCGMTADEVLQSADERMYVEKRSRPKAHRRAG; this is translated from the coding sequence ATGGAGACCGAGTCGGAGCCGTACGTCCGCCTTGCGACCCTGCGGCAGCTGCACACGGTCATGGCGGACATGAACACGGCCCGCAGCCTGGCCGACACGCTGCAGACCGTGGCCGACGGAGTCGTCAACGGCCTCGGCTACGAACTGGCCGCCGTCAACCTCGTCCAGCCCGACGGCGACCTGGTGGTCGCCGCCCTCGCCGGGAACTCCGCTGCGGAGGCGCTCATCACCGGCCGCACGGGCTCCCGCGAATCCTGGGAGCGCCGGCTGAACATGGGCGAGGCCTGGGGCGACCTGCGGTTCATACCGCACACCGAGGGCTGGGTCCTCGACGAGGACGACGTCCCGCAGTGGTACACCGACGGCCCCGAACCGCGTTTCGAGGACGAGTGGCACCCCGCCGACCGGCTCTTCGCCCCCATGTACACCCCGAGCGTCCCGAGCGGCTCCTGCGGTGAGCTGATAGGCGTCCTGTCCGTGGACCGTCCGCGCAACGGACGGCATCCGGGCGCATGGGGCCGCGAGGCCCTGCAGATGTACGCGTTCCAGGCCGCCATAGCCATCAGCAACGCGCGGCTGCGCGCCAACATGCAGCGCGCGCTGGTCCGTCTGGAGCGCGAGCAGCAGGCGCTGCGGGCCAGCGAGGAAAGCTTCCGGCAGGCCTTCGAGTACGCGCCCTCCGGCATGGCCGTCGCCGAGATGGGCGGCGACCAGCACGGCCGGATCCTGCGGACGAACGACGCGCTGTGCCGGCTCCTGGGCCGCCCCGCCTCCTCGATGCGCCGCTACGCGTTCTCCGACCTCGTCCACCCCGAGGACATCGGCACCCTGCTGCGGACCTCCGCCGAGGGCGGGCGCGCCGAGCTGAGGCTCTGTCGCCGCGACGGCACGTACGTGTGGGTGTCGCTGCGCAACAGCGTGGTCGCGGACGCCGCCGACGGGCCGCGCTTCCTGCTCACCCACGTCGAGGACATCGAGGAGCGCAAGCGCCGCGAGCTGCAGCTCGCCCACCGCGCCTCGCACGACTCGCTCACCGGCCTGCCGAACTCCGCGGAGCTGCGTTCCCGGCTCGCCGCCCGGCTGTGCGCCCGCCCCACGGCGATGGAACCCGGTGTGGTCGACACGATCGACGCGGCGTACGGCGAAGTGGTGGCCGCGCGCAACGCGAGCGCCAACGGGTACGACGTGAACGCCTACGACGTGAACGGGCACGGCTTCGACTACCGGCCGGTCCCGGACGCCCTGGACGCGTACGACCACCATGTGCACACCGTCACACCCGAGGGGGAGCGCGACGACGGCACGAAGGGGCTCGCGGTGCTCTTCTGCGACCTCGACGGCTTCAAGTCGATCAACGACCGCTTCGGGCACAACGCCGGTGACTACGTGCTGATCGAGGTCGCCCGCAGGCTGGGCGGCGCCGTGCGCGACGGCGACACGGTCGCCCGGCTCGGCGGCGACGAGTTCGTGGTGCTCGCCGACGGGCTCGGCCGGGCCGACGCGGAGGACCTCGCGGTACGGCTGCGCAACGAGATAATCCAGCCGATCAGGGTCGACGGACGGGCCATGCGGGTCGGTGCCAGCTTCGGTATCGGGTGGGCACACTGCGGCATGACGGCGGACGAGGTCTTGCAGTCCGCTGACGAGCGGATGTACGTAGAGAAACGTTCTCGTCCCAAAGCGCACAGGCGTGCGGGCTGA
- the arfB gene encoding alternative ribosome rescue aminoacyl-tRNA hydrolase ArfB, translating into MSGPYVIRGSVSLPEAELMWRFSRSSGPGGQHVNTTDSQVELRFDLAKTQSLPPVWKERALAKLADRLVDGVVAVRASEHRSQWRNRETAAVRLASLLAEASAPPPRARRATRIPRGINERRLREKKQRGDTKRGRSGRDWG; encoded by the coding sequence ATGTCCGGTCCTTACGTCATCCGTGGCTCCGTCTCGCTGCCCGAGGCCGAGCTGATGTGGCGTTTCTCGCGCTCCTCCGGTCCGGGCGGCCAGCACGTCAACACGACCGACTCGCAGGTCGAACTGCGCTTCGACCTCGCGAAGACCCAGTCGCTGCCGCCGGTGTGGAAGGAGCGCGCACTCGCAAAGCTCGCCGACCGGCTGGTCGACGGGGTCGTCGCCGTGCGCGCCTCCGAGCACCGCTCCCAGTGGCGCAACCGGGAGACGGCTGCCGTGCGGCTCGCCTCCCTGCTCGCCGAGGCCAGCGCCCCGCCGCCCAGGGCCCGCCGCGCCACCCGTATTCCGCGCGGAATCAATGAGCGCCGGCTTCGCGAGAAGAAACAGCGGGGCGACACCAAGCGCGGGCGTTCCGGGCGCGACTGGGGGTGA
- a CDS encoding flavin reductase family protein, protein MLNTPSAAPPAPSVHAVGVSNDEFRAAMSRLAAGVVLVTAHEPQADPDGPSGEDVGMTATSFMSVSLDPPLVLIGLREGSRMDDLLAEQPLWAVSLLAEGQSSVASRFAMKNRISDRLLFADVPYVRGKESGAPLLDGALATLECRTEQRVTAGDHTLVIGRVLTSSLPSAEGGPLTYFRGRYRHLD, encoded by the coding sequence GTGCTGAACACTCCCTCTGCCGCTCCGCCCGCCCCGTCCGTGCATGCTGTGGGGGTGAGCAACGACGAGTTCCGCGCGGCCATGTCCCGGCTGGCCGCCGGCGTGGTCCTGGTGACCGCGCACGAGCCGCAGGCCGACCCGGACGGCCCGAGCGGCGAGGACGTCGGCATGACGGCGACCTCCTTCATGTCCGTGTCCCTGGACCCGCCCCTGGTCCTCATCGGCCTGCGCGAGGGCTCCCGCATGGACGACCTGCTCGCCGAACAGCCCCTGTGGGCGGTCTCCCTGCTCGCCGAGGGCCAGAGTTCCGTCGCGAGCCGCTTCGCCATGAAGAACCGCATCTCGGACCGCCTGCTCTTCGCGGACGTGCCGTACGTCCGCGGCAAGGAGTCCGGCGCGCCCCTGCTGGACGGCGCCCTGGCGACCCTGGAGTGCCGCACCGAGCAGCGGGTGACCGCGGGCGACCACACCCTGGTGATCGGCCGCGTCCTGACGTCCTCGCTGCCGAGCGCCGAGGGCGGCCCGCTCACGTATTTCCGGGGCCGCTACCGGCACTTGGACTAG
- a CDS encoding ROK family protein: protein MRHVIALDVGGTGMKAALVGADGELLHQARRSTGRERGPDSVVESILAFAADLRAHGEDHLGEPAAAAGVAVPGIVDADRGIAAYAANLGWRDVPLRKLLSERLSGAPVALGHDVRTGGLAEGRIGAGRGADRFLFVPLGTGIAGAIGIDGRVEAGAHGFAGEIGHVVVRPGGAPCPCGQHGCLERYASAAAVSEAWAEASGDRDADAADCAKAVESGAPRARAVWQDAVDALADGLVTALTLLDPRVLIIGGGLAEAGETLFTPLRAAVERRVTFQKLPSIVPAALGDTAGCLGAGLLAWDLLATTSEVSAR from the coding sequence GTGAGACACGTCATCGCCCTGGATGTGGGCGGCACCGGAATGAAGGCCGCCCTCGTGGGGGCGGACGGCGAGCTGCTGCACCAGGCCCGCCGCTCGACGGGCCGGGAGCGCGGCCCGGACTCCGTCGTCGAGTCGATCCTCGCCTTCGCCGCCGACCTGCGCGCGCACGGCGAGGACCACCTCGGCGAGCCCGCGGCGGCCGCGGGCGTCGCCGTCCCCGGCATCGTGGACGCCGACCGCGGCATCGCCGCCTACGCGGCCAACCTCGGCTGGCGCGACGTACCACTGCGCAAGCTGCTCAGCGAGCGGCTGTCCGGGGCGCCGGTCGCCCTCGGCCACGACGTACGCACCGGTGGCCTCGCCGAGGGCCGGATCGGCGCAGGCCGGGGAGCGGACCGCTTCCTGTTCGTACCGCTGGGCACGGGCATCGCCGGCGCGATCGGCATCGACGGCCGGGTGGAGGCGGGCGCGCACGGTTTCGCGGGCGAGATCGGCCATGTCGTCGTACGTCCCGGAGGCGCCCCCTGCCCGTGCGGGCAGCACGGCTGCCTGGAGCGGTACGCGTCGGCGGCCGCGGTCAGCGAGGCGTGGGCCGAGGCCTCCGGCGACCGGGACGCGGACGCGGCGGACTGCGCGAAGGCCGTCGAGTCCGGCGCCCCCCGCGCGCGGGCGGTCTGGCAGGACGCGGTGGACGCGCTCGCGGACGGACTCGTCACCGCGCTCACTCTGCTGGACCCGCGCGTCCTGATCATCGGTGGCGGTCTCGCCGAGGCGGGGGAAACCTTGTTCACACCACTGCGGGCCGCGGTCGAGCGGCGCGTCACCTTCCAGAAACTGCCGTCCATCGTCCCCGCGGCACTCGGAGACACGGCCGGCTGCCTCGGCGCGGGCCTCCTCGCCTGGGACCTGCTGGCCACCACTTCGGAGGTATCCGCCCGATGA
- a CDS encoding ABC transporter substrate-binding protein, whose product MQRRVTSLIAVASALGVTAALGGCGSSAGSGDVTLKLVAADYGDSKANSSQKYWDKLTQAYEAKHPGVDVQVSVYSWNDVDAKVKAMVDAGDPPDLAQVGAYADYAAAGELYRAGDVLSIDTQADFVSQLSAAGEINRTQYGMPFASSTRLLFYNKTLFADAGLTPPESWSDLASDAAALKAKGVKYPYALPLGPEEAQAETLMWLLSGGDGYTDTVGSYSIDSPQNVDTFTWLKEELVDKGLTGPVAPAKLNRADAFAAFTRGEVGMLNGHPTLMKAAAAKGVKFGMVPMPGAKGRSKATMGVADWMMAFKKNGHKDQIGDFLDYVYSDENVLEFSHEYDLLPVTTSASEAMALDKDDADLVDFLGELPNAELYPVGQTSWAAVSADIKQRIGEAVSPDGKPGAVLGQLQRAAAAAQNAG is encoded by the coding sequence GTGCAGCGGCGAGTGACAAGTCTGATCGCGGTGGCTTCCGCACTGGGTGTGACCGCGGCCCTCGGAGGCTGCGGAAGTTCCGCCGGGTCCGGTGACGTCACGCTGAAACTCGTGGCGGCCGACTACGGCGACTCCAAGGCGAACAGCTCCCAGAAGTACTGGGACAAGCTGACGCAGGCCTATGAGGCGAAGCACCCCGGTGTGGACGTCCAGGTCAGCGTCTACTCCTGGAACGACGTGGACGCCAAGGTCAAGGCCATGGTCGACGCGGGCGACCCGCCCGACCTGGCGCAGGTCGGCGCGTACGCCGACTACGCCGCCGCGGGGGAGCTCTACCGCGCGGGCGACGTGCTCTCCATAGACACCCAGGCCGACTTCGTGTCGCAGCTGTCCGCGGCGGGGGAGATAAACCGCACGCAGTACGGCATGCCGTTCGCCTCCTCCACCCGGCTGCTCTTCTACAACAAGACCCTCTTCGCCGACGCCGGCCTCACCCCGCCGGAGAGCTGGAGCGACCTCGCCTCCGACGCGGCGGCGCTCAAGGCCAAGGGCGTGAAGTACCCGTACGCGCTGCCGCTGGGGCCGGAGGAGGCGCAGGCCGAGACGCTGATGTGGCTGCTCAGCGGTGGTGACGGGTACACCGACACGGTCGGCTCCTACAGCATCGACTCCCCGCAGAACGTCGACACCTTCACCTGGCTCAAGGAGGAGCTCGTCGACAAGGGCCTCACCGGGCCGGTCGCGCCCGCGAAGCTCAACCGGGCGGACGCCTTCGCGGCGTTCACGCGCGGCGAGGTCGGCATGCTGAACGGCCACCCGACGCTGATGAAGGCCGCCGCGGCGAAGGGCGTGAAGTTCGGCATGGTGCCGATGCCCGGCGCGAAGGGGCGTTCCAAGGCCACCATGGGTGTCGCCGACTGGATGATGGCGTTCAAGAAGAACGGGCACAAGGACCAGATCGGGGACTTCCTCGACTACGTGTACAGCGACGAGAACGTCCTTGAGTTCTCCCACGAGTACGACCTGCTGCCCGTGACGACGTCCGCGTCCGAGGCGATGGCCCTCGACAAGGACGACGCCGACCTCGTCGACTTCCTCGGCGAGCTGCCCAACGCCGAGCTGTATCCCGTGGGGCAGACGTCCTGGGCCGCGGTCAGCGCGGACATCAAGCAGCGGATCGGGGAAGCGGTGAGCCCGGACGGGAAGCCGGGGGCCGTGCTGGG